ATAGTGAATCCAGCGTAATAAAACTCAAACCAGGTTTTAGGCGTGTAGATGCTGCCAATCAACCAAGCCACAGCACCTCTAGTAACTCTAGCTGTAGGCATGAAAAGAAGGAATAAAGCACCAACGTAGTAGATGACACGAGCAGCTCCCTGACTGACTACGAACGTATCATCGCCCTTCCCACTAGCTATATGACCTCCTATCAAGGCACCCATGCCGCCAGTTATGACCGGAAAGAACGCAGCTATCCCCCCACCTATAACTCCTGACGCGACACCATTCACTACGGCCGTAAAGTGAGTCTCTACAGAGTCTCTAGTGTCTTGCTTGGGTAGGGTCTTCCTTGATAAGAGGTTTCTAATAACCCATGACATGCCGAAGAAACCTATGAAGAGTGGGGTTAGCCTCGCGTAAGCAGCTTCAACAGGTAGCAAACCCGTGTAGGTAGTTATGAAGCCTAAAATGCCTGACGTGAAGAACACGAAAACCCCGCCAAGTATTTGCCTCCACGCAACTAAAAGTCTCTTAAAACCTGTCTCCTCCCTATCTCCTTCTTTAGGCCACTCACTTAAGAACAGAAATAAAACCACCGCGACAAGTACCCACGTATAGTAGGGGCTAAACAAGTTGTATACTACTGGCATAACGTAAATCCCGATCGTCAAGCTAAACACGCTTAAGAATAACGCGCCACCGAGTGCACCGATTAAGTATAGTAAGACTACCTTATGACCCTTACCCAACATCAAGTATCTCTGGCTAGGAAACAGCATGAGCATCATAGACTCGTCAGCTACACTAAGATACGTTGACGCTATGGAACTGGCGAACGAGAACGCTATTACAGCGCCTAAAGCAAAGTAAGGTAACGCGTAGGGATTAAGGGTTATGAAGCTAGGCGCTAGCAAAACAACTAAAGCTAGCAGATTGTATATGTGGAAGCCAGGCATCCAAGAAAAAACTAGTCCTAATGCTGAGCCAGTAAGACTCCATAAGAGGACGTCAAGCGGGGATATGAAGACTTCCATCACGTAACACCCCCGTCATTTTACTATCAGTCCGCTGACACTGTATACTATTATCTCCTCAGTTGACCCGTACACGTCTCTATAACCTGCAACAGTTATGAGAGTTCCTTGAGTAGGCAAACTAAACTCAAGTTCACTAACTACTGAACGCGGAACAAACACCAGTATGGTTTTATTGCTTGGGTCCGTCACGTAGATTTGCCAGTCATTTCCCGAAGTCGAGCGAGAACTCACAACTGTAACATTAATCAACATTACTGGCACTCCCCACCCAATACTCAACGCTTGCTCAACACTTACGACAAGAGGGCTCTTAAGCTCTATCAACTTAACACTAAATAATGTAACGGTCGTGGCGTCCCGAACTGTGCCGTTTATCCTGAAGACAGATTTCCAACCGACGACCACGGGATCTATATTACTTGCTAGTTGAGACCTACTCATAGTCACGTTCACCGCATAGTAACCGTCTAGCGATGTAAACTCAACGTAGTACACCCCACTAACGTACTTTATCTTAGAGAACACGCCGACGAAAGACACGTTCTTGTCGATATACTGACTTACTTGACTTATTTCTATCGGTATGAATGCGGGCGTGGGTGGCGGCGTAGTAGGTGTTGTGATACCTTCAATTCTAATACCATTTTCGCTGAAAACAACTACCTCCTCAAGAGACCCGTAAACGTCTCTGTAACCAGCAACACTGATGACTGTATTCACTCCTGGAATCGAGATTCCTGTTCCTCTAGCAACGCTTGAAGGCACGAAGATTCTTATTGAGCCAGTACTGTCTTCTACGTCTATCTGCCAGCTCCCGCCTGACGTCGTGTAAGAGTTTCTCACGATGACGTTCCTCAAAATAACTATTGTTCCGTAAGCTTCCTGTAAAGCCTCACTAATCGTGAGGCTCGGGGGCTGAACTACCTCAATGACTGACATGTTAATTAACTCAATGATCGACTCGCTTCTCACTAACCCGTAAACCCTCAGTTTTGACCCAACACCAACACTCCAGGGATCTATAGTCGTGACTAGGGTAGACCTATCACAGAGACCCACTGCTTGTGCGCCACTCTCATCACTAGAAAGGTAAAGCAAGTACATGTACGTAGGTGAGTCATATCCGAGCTTAGTTAATCTACCCGTAAGTGTCACGTACTTACCTACGTAAGCGGGAAGCTCACTTATGTCTATTTCTTTAGCTTCTTCTGCGAGACTCTCAACACGTATTTCCTCAATACTTCTCGGAACTATCTCTGGTGAGGTTCCTCTATAGTAGTAGACAACACCACATACTGTGACGTTATTTCTGGCGACTTGCAGCCTGCCCCACAAGCTACTGAATACTTCACTATTCGCGTACATGTATTGCAGAATATTAGGCACGAGTACCGTGACGCTGCCGGCTCTAGTGTCAAGATTTAGTAGTAGGCCAGAACTAACTATCCTAGGGTTTGAGACTAAGCCGTTAGCGCACACATACTGAAACTGAGAGACATTACTTAAGTTATTCACGAAGACAGGCTCTCCGCCAGGCCTCTCATATATGTAGACTGAGCGCGCGTCCTGCAAGTAAGCATACGTAAAATCTTCTCTAACTCTCACTTGAACAAGAATTCTCACTCGGTCACCAACCATCGGAACCTTATTCATTTTAAGAAGTTCTGTTGAGGTCGGGTCATAAACAAATATCGTGAAAGACTCCTCCGTAGACCCGTCACTTACGTAGAGTGTTATCCTGACTTTACCTCCCGCCTGCAACTCTGCTCTAGGAGGCTCTACAACTACACCCTCTATATACACTGTCGCGTAATTCATTAAGAAGTTGCCTACTAACTGGCTAATCGGCATTACCGGCGTAGGAGCATAATATGAAACTAAGTATATCCCTGTTAAGCCTATTAAGACTAGGGTTACAGCTACTACACGGAGAAAACCGACGTCATACAACTTACGGGGAGTAGTCTCAGGATAAAACAGATATTTTTCAATCTCAGTCAAATCTTTTTCTGTTTTTATAGTTATCCCCATGATAACTTAAACTAGACGAGATTAATTAAGATTGCTCCACGTTCGTTGTAGGATGACCCTCTAGATAGTCGTATGCGAGAGAAGCAATTCTACTGAGGAGCCTGAAGCAGGCATTCTTCTCATCAGAGAGTGAGGTTCTCGGCTGCAATATGGGTAATGTCTTTAAAAATTTCTAGAATAAAGCAAGTTATTTTATGGGAGTCACTTGCCTGTAGATGTTATAATAGTAACTAATGGGTCTCCTTTAGGTGAAGACTTAGTTAAGCAGGTCTGGATTACAGCGCAGAAACTATTTCATGAATACGGTTTAGAAGTTTACGTGATACCCTACATGTCGAGAGAATCGCGAGTGACACTGATAATAAATAACGTAGAGTTTGTAGTATCAAGAAAACTCACGCCCGAGGAAATCGAGGATTTAATCCTTAGCGCCTGCGA
Above is a genomic segment from Zestosphaera sp. containing:
- a CDS encoding tripartite tricarboxylate transporter permease; this encodes MEVFISPLDVLLWSLTGSALGLVFSWMPGFHIYNLLALVVLLAPSFITLNPYALPYFALGAVIAFSFASSIASTYLSVADESMMLMLFPSQRYLMLGKGHKVVLLYLIGALGGALFLSVFSLTIGIYVMPVVYNLFSPYYTWVLVAVVLFLFLSEWPKEGDREETGFKRLLVAWRQILGGVFVFFTSGILGFITTYTGLLPVEAAYARLTPLFIGFFGMSWVIRNLLSRKTLPKQDTRDSVETHFTAVVNGVASGVIGGGIAAFFPVITGGMGALIGGHIASGKGDDTFVVSQGAARVIYYVGALFLLFMPTARVTRGAVAWLIGSIYTPKTWFEFYYAGFTIILVAAISFIATLYISKAVSRLLSVISYVHVSLVVAVFLVLLTYLITGPVGILLLAVATALGFTAQVFNTRISYCLGALILPVLLNMTGTSGMLLNLLGSR